CGCACATTTCATCccaatgaagacaaccagttcggcacatgatttagctcccttgtatatcagggaaatagtgaggttgcatggtgtgccaaaattgatcatttcagatcgggattctaaatttgtatctcagttttagcagagtttgcaaagtgccttgggcacaaaactttctcttagcacaaccttccaccctcagacggatggtcagtcaGAGCAGACCATTCAGACTTTAGAGGACATGCTTCGTGCTTGTGTCTTATCCTGGAAAGGCAATTGGGAAGATCATCTAGCCTTAGCaaaatttgcttataataatagttatcaagctagtattctgatggctccttttgaggccttgtatggccgaaggtgtgtttcccctttgtgttgggattctgttggagagagatcACTACTTGGTCCAGATTTGGTTCAacaaacatcagaaaaggtaTACCAAATACGTCGGAACTTATTGGCTGCTCAAAGTCGACAGAAAAGCTATGCAGATATCCGGAGAAGAGACCTAGAATTTACAGTTGGTGACTATGTTCTTCTCAGAGTATCGCCAACTAaaggtgttgtacgttttggtatctctggaaAGCTTATCCCGAGGTACATTGGTCCATTTCTAATCACAGCCCGAGTAGGCAGTTTGGCGTACCGTGTTGATttaccagactcaatgagtggagtacataatgtcttccatgtttctatgctaaaaaaaatatctgagagaccctgagcataaaattgatgttgaatcaatcaCGATAGAGAAAGACCTGACCATAAAGTGCCACCCAGTACGTATTCTGGATTCCTCAGAGCGAGTTATGAGGAGGagaactatcaagtttgtgagagtcctttggacaaatcaaacagaatgagaagcaacttgggaacttgaagaacaaatacgcaaggagtatcctgagctctttgagatTGGTGAGTCAtatgttttgaaatattttacctctattctatagttgccatggaagcggcagaattgggggacgaattcctttaagaggggagaatgtaatacctaattttgagagagagaaaaaaagagagcttTGACCAAaaagttgactttttgatccgttgctcgtatggacgatcggagaccgtggttgcgttcatctcgtcgagacgaacctattttgctattcatatatCCGTTCCGAGCACTTTGTGACAcgtagcaagcccaataaatttagatcgttgttttttcaaaaaaaaaataaaagaaggaTAAGTACCGGATGGATTGGTCCTCAACCTgatccatccagactcttcTTGCGTTCGCCTctgtctctctctttctctctctctccctgtcgCCGCTATCCCGTGCGCTGCGCGCCGAGTCGTGCCGCCTGCTCCTGCCGCCTCTGCATCGTGCTGCAccgccggccgccgtcgccTCTGCCTGTGCCGGCCGTCGCTGCACCGCTGCTGTGTGCGCCGGGCCGCCACCGTCGAGCcgggccgccaccgccgcacctgcgtgccgctgccgctgccgcacGCCGCCGTGCAAGCCGGCTGCTGTTGCCTCTGTGCTAGCCGCTGTGCGAAGAAGCAAGCCAACAGCCAGCCAAAGAAGAAGCGAGGAGGAAGAAAACCaggaaggaagagaaaaaaaaggagagagaagaaaaagagaaaaggaaaaaagggaagaaagaagaaaaaagagaaagttggaaattttgtaattttgtcggattcgtcgtcaatccttcAAAGGTGATTCTTCAGTAATTCTTAGACGTTTATGGTtagatcaaatcaatcaattcctgtcgtatcattttatgtgatcaatagtctgattcgtttcgataatcgttattgattcgaagatatgACATCCGAGTCGAAACATTCATTTCCTTCAACGAAGCAAAGTCTCATTAGTGGGAACTTTGATttgactctgaattggaaatagtgtatcatttcatatgatacaGTTTTTTGTTcggttttccgaaatataggcgtatatgTGACATTTTCAGACGTAGGGTTGACGCtttatattttatgtgttttaaatgtgttttagtgctaataatatacctgtacaggtggtaccacTTTCGGACGTTCTTGATCAAAATTTCTTCGttgcttttggtaaaaggcaagtaacgcaGGGGTGTGATtcagtgctatgtttatattcatgtcttacttttttgcaaataaaattgaagtatatggttttttctaattcatgcaaatcatggatgatgttgcatttgGTTAATTAATTCCATGCtattcttattgatttggattgtacctCTGTCATCATGAATCAGTTTGGTGTTTTTTTATCACGAGTCAtcaaaaaggaataaagaattgacgtcaattcacatgcatacatatgcatttatgcacttcatatggtgataaagacCGATCACTGtcatcgtgcgtgattcgtaccggtacatggagttgtaTGAGATGTTGGtatcgtccagctctcaaatgtAGTTGCATCATGGtattcatacatttttttatgatatctggagAATACAGAATTCTAGGAGTTAAATGCCATTTTTTGTGGGAGACTGGGTTGGAGTCTGTCGTTACTTTCTCGACAAATGATCTGAAAGGCTATTCTCTTtaaaaccttgtgtttttttgttgttatgagaagaatgttcaattcccaaatacttttgaactgagtgagatgtgtttatattcatagctgttacttgctgagctcgtctcaccccctgttaaatctttacaggtatgtttagaatgctgacgtgcattttgggggaTGGATCTTGATAGTTGCACGCACTACCTCATCACGATGTCGATAACTCAACCGGTGTTTAGAAGTTATGGTTTTTGATGGTCTGTCGTTTGTTTTATATATGTTGTGgtaagacgctggtagcgtcgtgaaaaTTGCTATATATATtggttatatcatatattgtctgCCTGTGATATTTTTTTGTCAGTTATACCGTCCCTATAGAGGAAATGttgccaaaattttctattttcaaaaaaGTTATGCTTACTTacaaagtagggtgttacagccaACCTGACCCCCTATCTCCAAAAACACATCACAACCTGACACAGATATATTCCCTTGTCAGGTCCCCATTTTCGGACAATCCACATGAAGTACAAACTGCCAACTCCCAAGAGGATCATAACCTCTCAGAGAGCAATGCCAGACGATGTACCTCCCAAAATCTAGTGAAGCATCAAAGGGATTCGATCTGTAAAATCTACCATTCACTGTAATAAATAAGTTGAACAGAAACATCCTAGAAGCCTGTGCAAATTCGGTTGCATTGCGCAGCTGAGATTGAGTCAGTAACCAACACAGCCGTCAAGAACAGAACATTAACAGATTTGGCAATGATCGATGTACGATTAGCACCACCAGATGCTTGACATCATCTTACAATATCAAGAAAGGTTTAGAAAAGAGACTCTCCTTAATCAGTTCTTAGAATCATCGGACGTCTTGTCTTAAAACACTGCGTCGATCCTGCAGTTCTTGCGATCAGCAGATCCTGGACATGTTGCTCCACTGGCAGACGCTGTCGAGGCTCCAGTCCTGGTCCGACGAGctggcgccaccgccgcccggcAGGTCCACGCCGAGGTCGACTTTGGAAGACGGGTCCTGGTCATCGCTGCTGTGTTGCGAAGTCGAGCCGGAGTGATTGGGTACAGGGACCGGCGGTGCGGTCTCCGGTGCGACGAGCGTCGGGATCATCAGGTCGAACAGGGTGTCGATCTCATCGTCCATGAGCTGGCTTACCAATTTGTTCTCTGGAATTGAAATGGATAGATAAACTCATTATGTAAAATAAGAAATAAAGTGACattgtttaataaaaaaatgtgaCATTGTTCTCCGGCACAATTTGCTACATGAAAGTTCATATTTGAACGATTTATACCAGGATAAATGCGTAGCTTTTATAAACTAATTCTGATATGATTCTATTCTTCACTAGTTCGATGACCATGAGAACATCTCTTGTAAATCTCCTGAAAGTATTCCTAGCTATGATCATGTTGATTTTGTTAACTTCTGAAGAATATGACAATAATGTGTCGTGTTGTTATGGAAGCTAACGAGCAATCATCCACGAGCGGAAAGGAAGCATATTACATTTAATTAGGTATATGATAAAGTGGTACatgaagagagaaaagaagaaagagaaataAAGGTGTTAAAGCACTCCTTGGCAAGATAATGGAAAGTAATCATGGAACAAGATCAAAGGCAGTCACTGTCTTGCAAGGACAAAAAGAAGCCCTCTGCAGCCTGTACCTGCACAAGTACTAACCTTAAaactttcaaaaagaaaaacaaagaagGTTCCAAATAGTGCAGTCCATGTTTCAGATTTTACCCGACTCCTAAAATATATTAATTCACAAGAATTACTTTCACTGATGCATATTCATTCCTATAATTTTGAAACGAAACGGCATGagactaatttttttaagtaagGTCATGTAAACCTTGGTAATTACATGACTCTACTTAAAAAATTAGTCTTCTTTTGCTTTTCAAGAAGTTGGTGGAACTTGGCAAGAGAAAACAAAAGGAGATTTTGGAAGCACAAACAAAAAGGTTCATGCTAATCGATCAATTCACATCATAATCATGTGCATTTGTTCTCTACTCCAACAAAGCAACAAATTGAACTCGGAGGGCAtcgaaaaaagggaaaaatatgagaaatGCTTTATACACGGCATGCACTACTCACCTCTGCCACCATGCCGCTCCAGGACAGCGCAGCCAGGGCGCTCGGCGTCTGCGTGCTCCGGGGCTAGCACCGGCACCGATGGATCAACTTTGATGGCGTCATGCAGCTCCTGCAGCATCTTCTCCAGACTCGCGGCGTTATGCTGGCCCTGCAGCCCTCCTCCGCCTAAGCcaccggtggcggcggtggacgAGGACGGCGGCATCGCCTGGCGGAATTGGCTTGAAGGGAGCTCCACTCTGGGGCCAGGGGACGGCGAGAGCGGGGGTAGTCTGCTCTGGTCAGTGCTCAGGCCGTACCCGAGGGACAGGTTCGGCGTGACCCCGGTCGACGTCGACGGTGACACGGGCGACGAGTGCGCGAACTGGAAGTAGTGCGCGTTCCGGGCGAACGGCTTGGCCCACGGGGACGACGGCGCGGAGAAGGGCGGTGGCGAAAGGAATTGCACCGTCTGGTTCGTTACGGCCAGCTGCCGAGCCAGGTCAAGCGGTGGCGGCCGGGAAGTGGTGTAACCAGCTGATGCGGCATTGCCTGCGTCCAGCTTCCGGACATTGGTGCCCGATAGCTGCGCGGACGCCAACGGTGAAAATTCGTCGTATTGGCTGCGCTTGGAGAGGGAGAGCTGGAGCTGCACCTCCGGCGGGTACACAGGCAAGCCAGAGCGCTGCCGCCGTTTCGTCCTCGTGTTCCAGTAgttcttgatctcgttgtcCGTCCTCCCCGGCAGCTGCGGACGTGCACCAACAACGCATATCAGTTACACCAACAACTCGCAATAAATTAAGGCGAAAAGGAAAGGTCGAATATGATTGAGGTGTGCTGTCCCGCTCTGCTTACATGGGCAGCCATGCGCGCCCATTTGTTGCCAAGCTGCACATGGAGCTGGGCGATGAGGAGCTCCTCGTCGGGGGAGAAGGAGCCCTTCTTGAGGTTTGGGCGGAGGTGGTTGGTCCACCGCAGCCGGCAGCTCTTGCCGCAGCGCTGCAGCCTTGTCATACTATGCGCCGCGTTCCAGTTCCCCTCGCCGTGCCGCCGAACGTGGTCCATCAGCATGGCGTCCTCCGCCGTCGTCCACGGCCCCTTCTTGAGCACCACTAACGCCGCCTCCTCATGACCCTCCATCGACAGCTTCTCCTCCTCGGGTGATGTCGGCGCCGCACCGGGATTCTGCTCCATAGGCGGCGCCGGAGAAGGATCGAGGAGGGAGAGGCAGAGGCACGGTTGTGTGTGGAAGGTGACTGCGATGGGAGCGGAGGGAAGGGGTGCAAGGAGATTTAAGGGAAAAGTTGCTAAAAATGGAGGCGGGGAGCTGGCGTTTGGTTTCAGTGTGGGGTTATAGCCAAGGCATGTTTATTGTCTCTTTTAGTCTTCTGTTCtaacttctctttttttctccctaGAGTGCTACTCACTTcatctcaaaatagatgatattttactctcttctataatatttaaaatatatgatgttctaCCATTTTGAGATAACTTTAGTTCAAATTTTTAATCTATATTAAAGAACTCCATTCCCAATGTAAATCTTATTTTTCATGGAATGAATAGTACTAAAAGAAGGTAATATAGTCATTTTATTTATTACCTTAGTCGTTATCTTGAACTCTACAATGTCATCTATTTTAAGATGGAGAGAATATTATATATGGATCGCATAAATTGGAGCATATGGTGCTTGGAATCTTTGGTGCTATGCTTGCATTTTGGTGTATGTGGGATACAACTGGAAGATCGGAGAGAATGATTAGGGAAGGGTTGAAGAGGTGCGTGGAAGTGTCTGTCacaagaggagggagagaaaaagGGTGTGGGGTGTTCAGCATGGCAATGACAGAGGTGGGAGAGCTCTAAATTCATAATGCTTCCTAATATATTGGTCCACTTTGTATTGTCATTATATTTGAGCTGTTAATTCAAGTGGATGCATTTACATTGTATTCTTTTTTCAGGCCGGTGTCTCGAAAATATAATGCAACAAGGATGGGAGTGACGACAAGTTAAAAGAACCTTTGCAATATAAAGTTGTAGTGCTTTGTCTTTTCAGTGACACGGTACCGTCTTCTTTAAGTAACATTATACGTGTGTTGGTAACCAGGACTGCACTGTCAACTAGGACCTGGCTTGTTGGGCCTAGTGGGTACAATGAGATCGCGATTGGTAGGCTGAGTTAAGGAGGCCTCTGAACTCGGAGAGACGTTTGGTagacgatttttcttttttacattttctagcgttaatatttaaataaatagatttttatagAAAGATTTGTATAAATAGACGTTTATTGTCTTCTGAAAAGGTTATAACCTTTTTAAGGGATGGTAAATATACCACGGTGGCACGAGTATCTCTTGTAGTCCTTTCATAGGGTGATTAGGCCTACTTCGCATGCtcaccccttaccgccctcttagAGAGTGGTTAGCGCCCCTACCGCTCTCTCAGGGGCTGTTTAGCCCagttttattattaaaataacaaaaatcccAGAAGTTatctaagataaaaataataaaa
The nucleotide sequence above comes from Phragmites australis chromosome 4, lpPhrAust1.1, whole genome shotgun sequence. Encoded proteins:
- the LOC133914664 gene encoding transcription factor MYB65-like, encoding MEQNPGAAPTSPEEEKLSMEGHEEAALVVLKKGPWTTAEDAMLMDHVRRHGEGNWNAAHSMTRLQRCGKSCRLRWTNHLRPNLKKGSFSPDEELLIAQLHVQLGNKWARMAAHLPGRTDNEIKNYWNTRTKRRQRSGLPVYPPEVQLQLSLSKRSQYDEFSPLASAQLSGTNVRKLDAGNAASAGYTTSRPPPLDLARQLAVTNQTVQFLSPPPFSAPSSPWAKPFARNAHYFQFAHSSPVSPSTSTGVTPNLSLGYGLSTDQSRLPPLSPSPGPRVELPSSQFRQAMPPSSSTAATGGLGGGGLQGQHNAASLEKMLQELHDAIKVDPSVPVLAPEHADAERPGCAVLERHGGRENKLVSQLMDDEIDTLFDLMIPTLVAPETAPPVPVPNHSGSTSQHSSDDQDPSSKVDLGVDLPGGGGASSSDQDWSLDSVCQWSNMSRIC